In a single window of the Pandoraea pulmonicola genome:
- a CDS encoding H-NS family nucleoid-associated regulatory protein has protein sequence MASYKELVAQREKIEKQIEEARAREVAQVVAEVKQKIYDYELTAKDLGLTVTDGRRRAARAQIAPKYMNPTTGETWSGRGRAPKWVGKNKEKFLIK, from the coding sequence ATGGCAAGCTATAAGGAACTCGTCGCGCAACGCGAAAAGATCGAAAAGCAGATCGAAGAAGCCCGGGCTCGTGAAGTCGCTCAGGTGGTCGCCGAAGTGAAGCAGAAGATCTATGACTATGAGTTGACCGCGAAGGATCTGGGTCTCACGGTAACGGACGGTCGCCGCCGTGCCGCCCGCGCGCAGATTGCGCCGAAGTACATGAATCCGACAACGGGCGAGACATGGTCGGGCCGCGGCCGTGCGCCGAAGTGGGTCGGCAAGAACAAAGAGAAATTCCTCATCAAGTAA